In Rhizobiaceae bacterium, the sequence CGTTCTCGAGAACATAGAGCGTGCGCGATCCGTCTGCGGGGAGGGCACGCTGCTGCTGCCGCTGCGGCCGGGGCATTCGCGGCATGAAGAGGCTTTCAAGGCTCCAGCTGCTGCGCTGCTCGGCGACCGGAGGCCGGAAACGGAACGCGGCGGCGGGAACGGTGAGCACGTCCTTCGCCTCGCGCGTGACAACGGCGACGGTCGCCGTCATGCCGGGACGCAGCAGCATCTCCGGGTTCTCGACATCGAGGCGCGCGTCATAGGTGACGACGCCGTCGGTCGTGACGGATGCATAGGCGATGTCGCGGATGCGCGCGTCGAAAGTGTGTCCGGGGAAGGCGTCGACCGTGAAATGAGCCCTCTGGTCGGCGGAAACCATGCCGATGTCCGCCTCGTCGATCGCGGCCTTGAGCTCCATCTTGCGCAGGTCGGCGGCGATGACGAAGAGCACCGGCGCCTGCAGGGAGGAGGCGACGGTCTGGCCGGGGTCGACGGAACGCGTCAGCACAATGCCGTCGATCGGCGCGTAGATCTTCGTCTTGGAGAGGTCCGTCTGCTGGAGCCTGAGCTGCGCTTCCGCGATCTGGAGCTGCGCTTCGGCAACCGAAACGGCGCTCGCAGCGCGGTCGCGGGCGGCGAGCGCCGTTTCGACGGACTGGCTGGTCGCCGTGCCTTTTTTCGCAAGCTGCTGCGTTCGATCAAGTGTGCGCTGCGTTTCGTCGAACGTCGTCTTTGCCTGATTGATCTGGGCGCGTACCGATACCGCCGACGCCTCGGCACCCTCGACCTGCGCCGCGAGACGGGCGGTGTCGAGCTCCGCCAGCACGTCGCCCTTCTTCACCGGCTGGTTCTCATCCACCAGCACGGCGCGGACGACGCCAGACAGTTCGCTCGAGATGTCGACCTGCACCAGCGGCT encodes:
- a CDS encoding efflux RND transporter periplasmic adaptor subunit; this encodes MDQIVNRPQPKTLPSIETALALDTGGKRRRMRRRIWAYLAAAVLIAAGALGAWFWVSQPSTRTVFQTQPVERSDLTVEVTATGTLQPLVQVDISSELSGVVRAVLVDENQPVKKGDVLAELDTARLAAQVEGAEASAVSVRAQINQAKTTFDETQRTLDRTQQLAKKGTATSQSVETALAARDRAASAVSVAEAQLQIAEAQLRLQQTDLSKTKIYAPIDGIVLTRSVDPGQTVASSLQAPVLFVIAADLRKMELKAAIDEADIGMVSADQRAHFTVDAFPGHTFDARIRDIAYASVTTDGVVTYDARLDVENPEMLLRPGMTATVAVVTREAKDVLTVPAAAFRFRPPVAEQRSSWSLESLFMPRMPRPQRQQQRALPADGSRTLYVLENGQPKPVKVTVGATDGDLTEIISGLNDGDSVIVSSSESRS